A section of the Piliocolobus tephrosceles isolate RC106 chromosome 14, ASM277652v3, whole genome shotgun sequence genome encodes:
- the CDK20 gene encoding cyclin-dependent kinase 20 isoform X2 — protein sequence MDQYCILGRIGEGAHGIVFKAKHVEPRVGWQCLPSILQTGEIVALKKVALRRLEDGIPNQALREIKALQEMEDNQYVVQLKAVFPHGAGFVLAFEFMLSDLAEVVCHAQRPLAQAQVKSYLQMLLKGVAFCHANNIVHRDLKPANLLISASGQLKIADFGLARVFSPDGSRLYTHQVATRAVGCIMGELLNGSPLFPGENDIEQLCYVLRILGTPNPQVWPELTELPDYNKISFKEQAPVPLEEVLPDASPQALDLLGQFLLYPPRQRIAASKALLHQYFFTAPLPAHPSELPIPQRLGGPAPKAHPGPPHIHDFHVDRPLEESLLNPELIRPFIPEG from the exons ATGGACCAGTACTGCATCCTGGGCCGCATCGGGGAGGGCGCCCACGGCATCGTCTTCAAGGCCAAGCACGTGGAG CCGAGGGTGGGCTGGCAGTGTCTGCCTTCTATCCTGCAGACTGGCGAGATAGTTGCCCTCAAGAAGGTGGCCCTAAGGCGGTTGGAGGACGGCATCCCTAACCAGGCCCTGCGGGAGATTAAGGCGCTGCAGGAGATGGAGGACAATCAGTAT GTGGTGCAGCTGAAGGCTGTGTTCCCACACGGTGCAGGCTTTGTGCTGGCCTTTGAGTTCATGCTGTCAGATCTGGCTGAGGTGGTGTGCCATGCCCAGAGGCCACTAGCCCAGGCACAGGTCAAGAGCTACCTGCAGATGCTGCTCAAGGGCGTCGCCTTCTGCCATGCCAACAACATTGTGCATCGG GACCTGAAACCTGCCAACCTGCTCATCAGCGCCTCAGGCCAGCTCAAGATAGCGGACTTTGGCCTGGCCCGAGTCTTTTCCCCAGACGGCAGCCGCCTCTATACACACCAGGTGGCCACCAG GGCCGTCGGCTGCATCATGGGGGAGCTGTTGAATGGGTCCCCCCTTTTCCCGGGCGAGAACGACATTGAACAGCTTTGCTATGTGCTTCGCATCTTGGGCACACCAAACCCTCAAGTCTGGCCG GAGCTCACTGAGCTGCCGGACTACAACAAGATCTCCTTTAAGGAGCAGGCGCCCGTGCCCCTGGAGGAGGTACTGCCTGACGCCTCTCCCCAGGCATTGGATCTGCTAGGTCAGTTCCTCCTCTACCCTCCTCGCCAGCGCATCGCAGCTTCCAAG GCTCTCCTCCATCAGTACTTCTTCACAGCTCCCCTGCCTGCCCATCCATCTGAGCTGCCGATTCCTCAGCGTCTAGGAGGACCTGCCCCCAAGGCCCATCCAGGGCCCCCCCACATCCATGACTTCCATGTGGACCGGCCTCTTGAGGAGTCGCTGTTGAACCCAGAGCTGATCCGGCCTTTCATCCCGGAGGGGTGA
- the CDK20 gene encoding cyclin-dependent kinase 20 isoform X1, whose amino-acid sequence MDQYCILGRIGEGAHGIVFKAKHVETGEIVALKKVALRRLEDGIPNQALREIKALQEMEDNQYVVQLKAVFPHGAGFVLAFEFMLSDLAEVVCHAQRPLAQAQVKSYLQMLLKGVAFCHANNIVHRDLKPANLLISASGQLKIADFGLARVFSPDGSRLYTHQVATRWYRAPELLYGARQYDQGVDLWAVGCIMGELLNGSPLFPGENDIEQLCYVLRILGTPNPQVWPELTELPDYNKISFKEQAPVPLEEVLPDASPQALDLLGQFLLYPPRQRIAASKALLHQYFFTAPLPAHPSELPIPQRLGGPAPKAHPGPPHIHDFHVDRPLEESLLNPELIRPFIPEG is encoded by the exons ATGGACCAGTACTGCATCCTGGGCCGCATCGGGGAGGGCGCCCACGGCATCGTCTTCAAGGCCAAGCACGTGGAG ACTGGCGAGATAGTTGCCCTCAAGAAGGTGGCCCTAAGGCGGTTGGAGGACGGCATCCCTAACCAGGCCCTGCGGGAGATTAAGGCGCTGCAGGAGATGGAGGACAATCAGTAT GTGGTGCAGCTGAAGGCTGTGTTCCCACACGGTGCAGGCTTTGTGCTGGCCTTTGAGTTCATGCTGTCAGATCTGGCTGAGGTGGTGTGCCATGCCCAGAGGCCACTAGCCCAGGCACAGGTCAAGAGCTACCTGCAGATGCTGCTCAAGGGCGTCGCCTTCTGCCATGCCAACAACATTGTGCATCGG GACCTGAAACCTGCCAACCTGCTCATCAGCGCCTCAGGCCAGCTCAAGATAGCGGACTTTGGCCTGGCCCGAGTCTTTTCCCCAGACGGCAGCCGCCTCTATACACACCAGGTGGCCACCAG GTGGTACCGAGCCCCCGAGCTCCTGTATGGTGCCCGCCAGTATGACCAGGGCGTCGATCTGTG GGCCGTCGGCTGCATCATGGGGGAGCTGTTGAATGGGTCCCCCCTTTTCCCGGGCGAGAACGACATTGAACAGCTTTGCTATGTGCTTCGCATCTTGGGCACACCAAACCCTCAAGTCTGGCCG GAGCTCACTGAGCTGCCGGACTACAACAAGATCTCCTTTAAGGAGCAGGCGCCCGTGCCCCTGGAGGAGGTACTGCCTGACGCCTCTCCCCAGGCATTGGATCTGCTAGGTCAGTTCCTCCTCTACCCTCCTCGCCAGCGCATCGCAGCTTCCAAG GCTCTCCTCCATCAGTACTTCTTCACAGCTCCCCTGCCTGCCCATCCATCTGAGCTGCCGATTCCTCAGCGTCTAGGAGGACCTGCCCCCAAGGCCCATCCAGGGCCCCCCCACATCCATGACTTCCATGTGGACCGGCCTCTTGAGGAGTCGCTGTTGAACCCAGAGCTGATCCGGCCTTTCATCCCGGAGGGGTGA